In Halobaculum magnesiiphilum, the following proteins share a genomic window:
- a CDS encoding helix-turn-helix domain-containing protein: MDEESRDDTGVRPMREVALKIKHVGQPETAASERYPDVTMRSVSSMTGRERERKRIVEVSGDPEDVAGFIEEYAAGDPVITAEPITPLGESTVFVAVTIEVPAWDSITELFAELGLHYRMGTVITGGYERWTLYLDHDDDLGAVIDAIEARGNEVELVRQLEMDEVDHAPRFETAGVLHDLTPRQREALAAAIGAGYYGHQKDAGVEDVAAELGVSTTTAWEHLARAEGKVMSDLGEFLGRDGDDRDADEERSV, from the coding sequence ATGGACGAGGAGTCCCGGGACGACACGGGCGTCAGGCCGATGCGCGAGGTGGCGCTCAAGATCAAACACGTCGGGCAGCCCGAGACGGCCGCCTCCGAGCGGTATCCCGACGTGACGATGCGGTCGGTGTCGTCGATGACGGGACGCGAGCGCGAGCGCAAACGGATCGTCGAGGTGAGCGGCGACCCCGAGGACGTGGCCGGATTCATCGAGGAGTACGCCGCCGGCGACCCCGTCATCACGGCCGAGCCGATCACTCCCCTCGGGGAGTCGACCGTCTTCGTCGCGGTCACGATCGAGGTGCCGGCGTGGGACAGCATCACCGAGCTGTTCGCGGAGCTGGGGCTTCACTACCGGATGGGAACGGTGATCACCGGCGGCTACGAGCGGTGGACGCTGTATCTCGACCACGACGACGACCTCGGCGCGGTGATCGACGCGATCGAGGCCCGCGGCAACGAGGTCGAGCTGGTTCGCCAACTGGAGATGGACGAGGTGGACCACGCGCCGCGCTTCGAGACCGCGGGCGTCCTCCACGACCTCACGCCGCGCCAACGCGAGGCGCTCGCGGCCGCGATCGGCGCCGGCTACTACGGCCACCAGAAGGACGCCGGCGTCGAGGACGTCGCCGCGGAGCTCGGCGTGAGCACGACGACCGCCTGGGAACACCTCGCCCGCGCCGAGGGGAAGGTGATGAGCGACCTCGGCGAGTTCCTCGGTCGCGACGGGGACGACCGCGACGCCGACGAGGAACGGTCGGTCTGA
- a CDS encoding ABC transporter ATP-binding protein: protein MTVSDADTLLRVENLTKHFSQSSGILDTFLSNPPVRAVDGVSFDIREGETLGLVGESGCGKSTLARTVLRLVDPTDGAVYFNGANLAELSGSDLREQRRDMQMIFQDPQSSLDPRMKVGPIVEEPMKAHGLYEGEREERVRELLEKVGLDPQHYNRYPHQFSGGQRQRINLARALAVNPDFIVCDEPVSALDVSIQAQVLNTMQELQDEFGLTYLFIAHDLSVIRHISDRVAVMYLGNLVELAETEELFENPQHPYTEALLDSIPVPDPRSRGKRGVLEGDVPSPIEPPSGCRFRTRCPELIQPDEYAMDADTWDEVLAFTRAVKRRTFEAPDRTTVRREFFEGDTPDGEVGEVVDRALDEVLADEWDAAAERLSETFEEPSICAREDPNYVVESEYGTGEHLAACHLHRDDAAATRDGTEGAPGAASADD from the coding sequence ATGACGGTGAGTGACGCCGACACGCTATTGCGCGTGGAGAACCTCACCAAGCACTTCAGCCAGTCGAGCGGCATCCTCGACACCTTCCTCTCGAACCCGCCGGTTCGGGCGGTCGACGGCGTCTCCTTCGACATCCGCGAGGGGGAGACGCTCGGGCTCGTCGGCGAGTCCGGCTGCGGCAAGTCGACGCTCGCGCGCACCGTGTTGCGGCTGGTCGACCCGACCGACGGCGCGGTGTACTTCAACGGGGCCAACCTGGCGGAACTCTCCGGCAGCGACCTCCGGGAGCAGCGCCGCGACATGCAGATGATCTTCCAGGACCCCCAGTCGAGCCTCGACCCGCGGATGAAGGTCGGCCCGATCGTCGAGGAGCCGATGAAGGCCCACGGGCTCTACGAGGGCGAGCGGGAGGAGCGCGTCCGCGAGCTGCTCGAGAAGGTGGGGCTCGACCCTCAACACTACAACCGCTACCCGCACCAGTTCTCCGGCGGACAGCGCCAGCGCATCAACCTGGCGCGCGCGCTGGCGGTGAACCCCGACTTCATCGTCTGTGACGAGCCCGTCTCCGCGCTGGACGTCTCCATCCAGGCGCAGGTGCTCAACACGATGCAGGAGCTCCAGGACGAGTTCGGGCTCACCTACCTGTTCATCGCGCACGACCTCTCGGTCATCCGCCACATCTCCGACCGCGTCGCCGTGATGTACCTCGGCAACCTCGTCGAGCTCGCCGAGACCGAGGAGCTGTTCGAGAACCCGCAACACCCCTACACCGAGGCGCTGCTCGATTCGATCCCCGTGCCGGACCCGCGCTCGAGGGGCAAGCGCGGCGTGCTCGAGGGCGACGTTCCCTCGCCGATCGAACCGCCGTCCGGCTGTCGGTTCCGGACGCGCTGTCCCGAGCTCATCCAGCCGGACGAGTACGCGATGGACGCCGACACGTGGGACGAGGTGCTGGCGTTCACGAGGGCGGTGAAGCGCCGCACCTTCGAGGCGCCCGATAGGACGACGGTCCGCCGCGAGTTCTTCGAGGGCGACACCCCCGACGGCGAGGTCGGCGAGGTCGTCGACCGCGCCCTCGACGAGGTGCTCGCGGACGAGTGGGACGCCGCGGCCGAGCGGCTCTCGGAGACGTTCGAGGAGCCGAGCATCTGCGCCCGCGAGGACCCGAACTACGTCGTCGAGTCGGAGTACGGCACCGGCGAGCACCTCGCCGCCTGCCACCTCCACCGCGACGACGCGGCGGCGACCCGGGACGGAACCGAGGGCGCACCGGGCGCCGCGTCCGCCGACGACTGA
- a CDS encoding M28 family peptidase: MRLPNAAVGDAQTSGFGWDVLTDLVDVGSRMAGQEGERRGAEVVCDAFERAGVRDARIEEFEIPGWWRGESSLSIHEPHERVHDGRQDVLALPGCPAGEATGRVVDVGDGTYDEFEEKADELEGAIAMASSATPEDVDRWIHRMEKYVNAADHGAVAFVFRNHLDGSLPPTGEVGYHERPGPIPAVGVSCEVGKRLARYAEEGCEATVSVDCRNEPTTSVNVEAEVGPATDEHVLVTAHVDAHDIADGANDNGAGSALVAEVGRILARDDVELDTRVRLVTFGSEEIGLWGAYHCAETTDLDDTKCVVNLDGACSSRNLRVGTNGFEEMGAVFEAVTDDLDASLSTDDTISPHGDQWAFVQEGVPAVMTSTTSDQSGRGWGHTHADTLDKLDSRDLRDMAVQVAEAVVRFASTDVETPGLTRAEMRDAIDEGYEQELRMGGRWPYADLE, translated from the coding sequence ATGCGACTGCCGAACGCGGCCGTGGGCGACGCACAGACGAGCGGCTTCGGATGGGACGTGCTGACCGACCTGGTCGACGTAGGAAGCCGGATGGCCGGCCAGGAGGGCGAACGACGGGGCGCCGAGGTCGTGTGCGACGCCTTCGAACGCGCGGGGGTTCGCGACGCGCGGATCGAGGAGTTCGAGATCCCCGGCTGGTGGCGCGGCGAGTCCTCGCTGTCGATCCACGAGCCCCACGAACGCGTCCACGACGGCCGGCAGGACGTGCTCGCGCTCCCCGGCTGTCCGGCGGGGGAGGCGACCGGCCGCGTCGTCGACGTGGGCGACGGCACCTACGACGAGTTCGAGGAGAAGGCCGACGAGCTGGAGGGGGCCATCGCCATGGCGTCGTCGGCGACGCCCGAGGACGTGGACCGGTGGATCCACCGGATGGAGAAGTACGTCAACGCCGCAGACCACGGCGCCGTCGCGTTCGTCTTCCGCAACCACCTCGACGGGTCGCTGCCGCCGACCGGCGAGGTCGGCTACCACGAGCGCCCGGGGCCGATCCCAGCCGTCGGCGTCTCCTGTGAGGTCGGCAAGCGCCTCGCGCGCTACGCCGAGGAGGGCTGTGAGGCGACCGTCTCCGTCGACTGCCGCAACGAGCCGACCACCTCGGTCAACGTCGAGGCGGAGGTCGGGCCCGCTACCGACGAGCACGTGCTCGTCACCGCCCACGTCGACGCCCACGATATCGCCGACGGCGCCAACGACAACGGCGCCGGTTCGGCGCTCGTCGCCGAGGTCGGCCGGATCCTCGCCCGCGACGACGTGGAGCTGGACACCCGCGTGCGCCTCGTCACCTTCGGCTCCGAGGAGATCGGGCTGTGGGGGGCGTACCACTGCGCGGAGACGACGGACCTGGACGACACGAAGTGCGTCGTCAACCTCGACGGCGCCTGTTCCTCGCGGAACCTCCGCGTGGGGACGAACGGCTTCGAGGAGATGGGCGCCGTGTTCGAGGCGGTGACCGACGACCTCGATGCGAGCCTCTCGACGGACGACACCATCTCCCCACATGGCGACCAGTGGGCGTTCGTCCAGGAAGGCGTCCCGGCGGTGATGACCTCGACCACCTCCGACCAGTCCGGCCGCGGCTGGGGCCACACCCACGCGGACACGCTGGACAAGCTCGATTCGCGGGACCTGCGCGACATGGCCGTGCAGGTCGCCGAGGCGGTCGTCCGCTTCGCGTCCACGGACGTGGAGACGCCGGGGCTGACCCGCGCGGAGATGCGCGACGCCATCGACGAGGGGTACGAACAGGAACTACGGATGGGCGGGCGCTGGCCGTACGCGGACCTGGAGTGA
- a CDS encoding gamma-glutamyltransferase family protein, with translation MDDPDIDRFASRRSTVYGQRGVVATSQPLASQAGISVLEDGGNAFDAAVATAAALNVVEPTSTGLGGDVFALYRTADGEVGAMRSCGPAPAEATIENVRGAVADEEGVDPADAEMPDTGAHAVTVPGTARGWEVTAERFGRKSLDELLRPAIRYAIDGYPVSEVVSAQWQHAEELFETDHAREAYLFDGEAPDVGQHVTLPELGESLRRIAEEGADVVYEGEIAEQIAAEVQDHGGFLMVEDLAEFEPEFPDPVSTTYNGTEVYELPPNNQGLIALEALNIAEELGAGEHDYDSPERVHYFAEALKLAFHDGHRYITDPEFEEHPPLASEEWAATRAQEVGEECNDDVTFGVPDANAEDADTVLLCVADDEGNVVSFINSRFAGFGSGLVAGDTGIALQNRGSSFSLDPDHPNSLAPGKRPFHTLIPALADFAPEDDGTDDWAAFGVMGGYMQPQGHVQLISNIVDYDQPLQAALDSARWRYREEGSLALEPHFDGTVAAKLVRKGHDVTTFPPALFGGAQIVRNADGVLSAATEPRKDGNAQGY, from the coding sequence ATGGACGACCCAGATATCGATCGGTTCGCGTCGCGACGGTCGACGGTGTACGGCCAACGCGGCGTCGTGGCGACCAGCCAACCGTTGGCGTCGCAGGCCGGCATCTCCGTGTTGGAGGACGGCGGCAACGCCTTCGACGCCGCGGTCGCGACCGCCGCCGCGCTCAACGTCGTCGAGCCGACCTCGACGGGGCTGGGCGGCGACGTGTTCGCGCTGTACCGCACCGCCGACGGCGAGGTCGGCGCGATGCGCTCGTGCGGTCCGGCGCCCGCCGAGGCGACGATCGAGAACGTGCGCGGGGCCGTCGCCGACGAGGAGGGCGTCGACCCCGCGGACGCCGAGATGCCCGACACCGGCGCCCACGCGGTGACGGTCCCCGGCACCGCACGCGGGTGGGAGGTCACCGCCGAGCGCTTCGGCCGCAAGTCCCTCGACGAGCTGCTTCGACCGGCGATCCGCTACGCGATCGACGGCTACCCAGTCTCGGAGGTCGTCTCCGCGCAGTGGCAACACGCCGAGGAGCTGTTCGAGACCGACCACGCCCGCGAGGCGTACCTCTTCGACGGCGAGGCGCCCGACGTGGGCCAACACGTGACGCTCCCGGAGCTCGGCGAGTCGCTGCGGCGGATCGCCGAGGAGGGTGCCGACGTGGTGTACGAGGGGGAGATCGCCGAACAGATCGCCGCCGAAGTACAGGACCACGGGGGCTTCCTCATGGTCGAGGACCTTGCCGAGTTCGAGCCGGAGTTCCCCGACCCCGTCTCGACCACCTACAACGGGACCGAGGTGTACGAGTTGCCGCCGAACAACCAGGGGCTCATCGCGCTCGAAGCCCTGAACATCGCCGAGGAGCTCGGTGCCGGCGAGCACGACTACGACTCCCCCGAGCGCGTCCACTACTTCGCGGAGGCGCTGAAGCTCGCGTTCCACGACGGCCACCGCTACATCACCGACCCCGAATTCGAGGAGCACCCGCCGCTGGCGAGCGAGGAGTGGGCGGCGACGCGCGCGCAGGAGGTCGGCGAGGAGTGCAACGACGACGTGACGTTCGGCGTCCCCGACGCGAACGCCGAGGACGCCGACACGGTCCTGCTGTGCGTCGCCGACGACGAGGGGAACGTCGTCTCGTTCATCAACTCCCGGTTCGCCGGCTTCGGCTCGGGCCTCGTCGCCGGCGACACGGGGATCGCGCTGCAGAACCGCGGGTCGTCGTTCTCGCTGGACCCGGACCACCCCAACTCGCTCGCCCCCGGCAAGCGTCCGTTCCACACCCTGATCCCGGCGCTGGCGGACTTCGCGCCCGAGGACGACGGCACGGACGACTGGGCCGCCTTCGGCGTCATGGGCGGGTACATGCAACCGCAGGGGCACGTGCAGCTGATCTCGAACATCGTCGACTACGATCAGCCGCTGCAGGCGGCCCTCGACAGCGCCCGGTGGCGCTACCGGGAGGAGGGAAGCCTCGCGCTGGAGCCGCACTTCGACGGCACCGTCGCCGCCAAACTCGTCCGCAAGGGCCACGACGTGACGACGTTCCCGCCGGCGCTGTTCGGCGGCGCGCAGATCGTCCGCAACGCGGACGGCGTGCTCTCGGCGGCGACCGAGCCGCGCAAGGACGGCAACGCACAGGGCTACTGA
- a CDS encoding histidine kinase, protein MILDAQYETLASVGTTDRRLAVIRRDGGTPLDSMLGRLFEDQPVSIATSDGSGPAGATGEDDVAVLVEDGEVVATSPLAALERAILLVNSDLYTTGTIGLADADLPAVLTGLADVPFRLRGYPLAHKETLLLIAISRQIELRARRADGWELHSSFQRLSRIDDEVGTRRTYERLADSGVDVHVYGEPDWDPETELDVTAHCGYGDGYSDSWFVVFDPPAEATGAHSSPAGLLALEDDPRIWRGIWTYRPDAVAELAATIRREL, encoded by the coding sequence ATGATACTCGACGCGCAGTACGAAACGCTCGCGTCCGTCGGAACGACGGACAGGCGACTCGCGGTGATCCGTCGCGACGGCGGGACGCCGCTCGATTCGATGCTCGGACGACTGTTCGAGGACCAGCCGGTATCGATCGCCACGAGCGACGGGAGCGGACCGGCGGGAGCGACCGGCGAGGACGACGTGGCGGTGCTGGTCGAGGACGGCGAGGTGGTGGCGACCTCCCCGCTCGCGGCGCTGGAGCGGGCGATCCTCCTGGTGAACTCCGATCTCTACACGACGGGGACCATCGGCCTCGCCGACGCCGACCTCCCCGCGGTGTTGACCGGCCTGGCGGACGTGCCGTTTCGCCTCCGCGGCTACCCGCTGGCGCACAAGGAGACGCTCCTGCTCATCGCCATCAGCAGACAGATCGAGCTACGGGCTCGTCGCGCCGACGGCTGGGAACTCCACTCGTCGTTCCAGCGGCTCTCCCGCATCGACGACGAGGTTGGAACACGGCGCACCTACGAGCGGCTCGCCGACTCGGGCGTGGACGTGCACGTCTACGGCGAACCCGACTGGGACCCCGAGACCGAACTCGACGTGACCGCCCACTGCGGCTACGGCGACGGCTACAGCGACTCGTGGTTCGTGGTGTTCGACCCGCCCGCCGAGGCGACGGGGGCGCACTCGTCGCCGGCCGGCCTGCTCGCGCTGGAGGACGACCCCCGGATCTGGCGCGGGATCTGGACGTACCGCCCCGACGCCGTCGCCGAGCTCGCGGCCACGATCCGCCGGGAGCTGTAG
- a CDS encoding MFS transporter, with amino-acid sequence MFFGGMGGGVAFPTIPALGSVLGIAPVLVGLILSINRFTRLVMSTPAGSILDRMGTRRPMIAGFLVQGLVPFGYLVGLNPPFGLPSSAVFLASRAAWGIGSAFVFVGAFSTVTHVTTSANRGRWVGYMRGGQSLGFPTGLILGGVVTELYGYGEAFAVAGVAGLFAAAVAYRVLPDVSPEVGEKSRLRDMPALVRADPRIGAVGAVNFTIRFLYAGVLLSTVVLYTEANDISLGGFAGAGTSGLVMAVSVVALAGANLAVGRFSDSMGRLTTVVPGLALFGSGFALTALVPTAPGVLAGVGLVGAGAGLTGPPLLAYLGDIAPGGDVGKLGGVYNVFGDLGSTLGPLVALPLAAEIGLSGEYLACAGLVVVAGVIAATTLRDDSATDAAAVPGDD; translated from the coding sequence GTGTTCTTCGGCGGGATGGGCGGCGGCGTCGCGTTCCCGACCATCCCGGCGCTCGGGTCGGTGCTCGGCATCGCGCCGGTGCTCGTCGGGCTGATCCTCTCGATCAACCGCTTCACGCGGCTGGTGATGTCGACGCCGGCGGGGAGCATCCTCGACCGCATGGGGACGCGTCGGCCGATGATCGCGGGATTCCTCGTGCAGGGGCTCGTCCCGTTCGGCTACCTCGTCGGGCTGAACCCGCCGTTCGGGCTGCCGTCGTCGGCCGTCTTCCTCGCGTCGCGGGCGGCGTGGGGGATCGGCTCGGCGTTCGTGTTCGTCGGCGCGTTCTCCACGGTGACGCACGTGACGACCTCGGCGAACCGAGGTCGCTGGGTCGGCTACATGCGCGGCGGGCAGAGCCTCGGCTTCCCGACGGGGCTGATCCTCGGCGGCGTCGTCACGGAGCTGTACGGCTACGGCGAGGCGTTCGCCGTCGCCGGTGTCGCGGGACTGTTCGCGGCGGCGGTCGCCTACCGCGTGCTCCCGGACGTGTCGCCGGAGGTCGGCGAGAAGAGCCGACTGCGGGACATGCCGGCGCTCGTGCGGGCGGATCCGCGGATCGGCGCCGTCGGCGCGGTTAACTTCACGATCCGGTTCCTCTACGCCGGGGTCCTGCTCTCGACGGTCGTGCTCTACACCGAGGCGAACGACATCTCGCTGGGCGGGTTCGCCGGCGCCGGCACGAGCGGCCTCGTGATGGCGGTGTCGGTCGTCGCGCTGGCGGGGGCGAACCTCGCGGTCGGCCGGTTCTCCGACAGCATGGGCCGCCTCACGACGGTCGTCCCCGGGCTCGCCCTGTTCGGCTCGGGGTTCGCGCTCACGGCGCTGGTGCCGACCGCGCCGGGCGTGCTGGCGGGCGTCGGCCTCGTCGGCGCGGGCGCCGGACTGACCGGCCCGCCGCTGCTCGCGTACCTCGGCGACATCGCCCCCGGCGGCGACGTGGGCAAGCTCGGCGGCGTCTACAACGTCTTCGGCGACCTGGGTTCGACGCTCGGTCCCTTGGTGGCGCTCCCGCTGGCGGCCGAGATCGGCCTCTCGGGCGAGTATCTCGCGTGTGCCGGGCTCGTCGTCGTCGCGGGGGTCATCGCCGCGACGACGCTGCGGGACGACTCGGCGACCGACGCGGCGGCGGTGCCGGGGGACGACTGA
- a CDS encoding transcription initiation factor IIB, giving the protein MTTTKRERERDRSEDRDLDTIDPDEVDEEELVRTDDGELIHEPTGLIVEEDTVDRGPEWRAFNAAERDRKSRVGSPMTRTMHDKGLTTSIDWRNRDASGRQLSAEKRSRMERLRTWQERIRTQDAGERNLRFALSEVERMSSAQGVPRSVREVASMIYRRALQEDLIRGRSIEAMATASLYAACRQEGIPRSLDNFVGVARVERREIARAYRYISGELRLALKPVDPAEHVPRFCSELGLPEEVKRRATRIVDETTVQGLHAGKSPTGFAAAAIYLASMLSDEKRTQSEVADVADVTVVTVRNRYKEQMNAVDLGAL; this is encoded by the coding sequence GTGACGACCACGAAGCGGGAACGCGAACGCGACCGCTCGGAGGATCGCGACCTCGACACGATCGATCCCGACGAGGTGGACGAGGAGGAGCTCGTTCGCACGGACGACGGCGAGCTGATACACGAGCCGACGGGGTTGATCGTCGAGGAGGACACCGTCGACCGGGGCCCCGAGTGGCGGGCGTTCAACGCCGCCGAGCGCGACCGCAAGAGCCGCGTCGGCTCGCCGATGACCCGGACGATGCACGACAAGGGCCTCACCACCAGCATCGACTGGCGCAACCGCGACGCGAGCGGTCGCCAGCTGTCAGCGGAGAAGCGCTCGCGGATGGAGCGACTCCGCACGTGGCAGGAGCGCATCCGCACGCAGGACGCCGGCGAGCGCAACCTCCGGTTCGCGCTCTCGGAGGTCGAGCGGATGTCCTCGGCACAGGGCGTCCCGAGGTCGGTCCGGGAGGTCGCCTCGATGATCTACCGCCGCGCGCTGCAGGAGGACCTCATCCGCGGGCGGTCGATCGAGGCGATGGCGACGGCGAGCCTCTATGCCGCCTGTCGCCAGGAGGGAATCCCCCGCTCGCTCGACAACTTCGTCGGCGTCGCGCGCGTCGAACGGCGCGAGATCGCGAGGGCCTACCGGTACATCTCCGGTGAACTCCGCCTGGCGCTGAAGCCGGTGGACCCCGCCGAGCACGTCCCGCGGTTCTGCTCGGAGCTGGGGCTGCCGGAGGAGGTGAAGCGCCGCGCTACGCGCATCGTCGACGAGACGACCGTCCAGGGACTGCACGCCGGGAAGTCGCCGACGGGCTTCGCCGCGGCGGCGATCTACCTCGCGTCGATGCTGTCGGACGAGAAGCGAACCCAATCGGAGGTCGCGGACGTGGCCGACGTGACCGTCGTCACGGTCAGAAACCGGTACAAGGAGCAGATGAACGCCGTCGACCTCGGCGCGCTCTGA
- a CDS encoding peptidase, whose protein sequence is MTVLCTGYEPFGDHEANPSGEVAEALDGRTVAGHEVVGRVLPVAFGPAEERMADLIDEHDPAAVVATGLAAGREAVGVERVAINVADTVGVPDNAGNDPVDDRLDPDGPDARLSTLPVREAVEACLEAGVPARVSNTAGTHLCNGILYRTLGLLSGTDVPAGFLHFPATPEQAATAARAANDGDAARGGSVTPSLPRSLDERAVEIAFEAVLGGDE, encoded by the coding sequence ATGACCGTACTCTGTACCGGCTACGAGCCGTTCGGCGACCACGAGGCGAACCCCTCCGGCGAGGTCGCCGAGGCGCTCGACGGCCGAACCGTCGCGGGCCACGAGGTCGTCGGCCGGGTGCTCCCGGTCGCGTTCGGTCCCGCCGAGGAGCGCATGGCCGACCTGATCGACGAGCACGACCCCGCCGCGGTCGTCGCCACCGGGCTGGCGGCGGGACGGGAGGCGGTCGGGGTCGAGCGCGTCGCGATCAACGTCGCGGACACCGTCGGCGTCCCGGACAACGCGGGCAACGACCCGGTCGACGACCGGCTCGACCCGGACGGACCGGACGCCCGCCTCTCGACGCTCCCCGTGCGCGAGGCGGTCGAGGCCTGTCTGGAGGCGGGCGTGCCGGCCCGCGTCTCGAACACCGCGGGCACGCACCTCTGCAACGGCATCCTCTACCGGACGCTCGGGCTGCTCTCGGGGACGGACGTGCCGGCCGGCTTCCTCCACTTCCCGGCGACGCCCGAACAGGCCGCCACGGCCGCAAGGGCCGCGAACGACGGCGACGCGGCTCGCGGGGGAAGCGTCACCCCGAGCCTCCCGCGGTCGCTGGACGAGCGGGCGGTCGAGATCGCGTTCGAGGCGGTGCTCGGCGGCGACGAGTAG
- a CDS encoding amidohydrolase family protein translates to MTDADADALVVRGGTVHTQTDRGTIEGDVFVVDGEIAAVGDVVAPAGATEIDATGLEVTPGLIDAHSHAGMAEWGEPEDGDFNEGTSATTPHVNALDGFHPRDEELKGAFQNGVTTVSARMGSGNVIGGIICSMKTYGTVADRMFIREDGMKAAMGENPKRFHGEREGRQPSTRPGVAATLRQELMATEDYIEAREHARENGEPFERDLGRENLARVLEGDLPLRVHAHRSDDIMTVFRIAEEFGIDALSIEHATEGHVVAEEFAERDVPAIVGPSLYSGAKYELRNITFETPGILHEAGVTVAIQTDAPVLPQQHLDVCVGLAVREGFPEEAALDAVTTNPADILGIGDRVGDLAEGTDADVVVWDGPFHEMDTRSRYVVVDGEVVFDRERDDVDPREEYKW, encoded by the coding sequence ATGACCGACGCAGACGCGGACGCGCTCGTCGTCCGGGGCGGGACCGTGCACACGCAGACCGACCGGGGAACGATCGAGGGCGATGTCTTCGTCGTCGACGGCGAGATCGCGGCCGTCGGCGACGTGGTGGCGCCGGCCGGGGCGACCGAGATCGACGCGACGGGGCTGGAGGTCACGCCCGGACTGATCGACGCCCACAGCCACGCGGGAATGGCCGAGTGGGGCGAACCGGAGGACGGCGACTTCAACGAGGGGACGAGCGCGACGACTCCGCACGTCAACGCGCTCGACGGCTTCCACCCGCGCGACGAGGAGCTGAAGGGGGCGTTTCAGAACGGCGTCACGACCGTCTCCGCGCGGATGGGCTCGGGCAACGTCATCGGCGGGATCATCTGCTCGATGAAGACGTACGGCACGGTCGCCGACCGGATGTTCATCAGGGAGGACGGCATGAAGGCCGCGATGGGCGAGAACCCCAAGCGCTTCCACGGCGAGCGCGAGGGCCGCCAGCCGTCAACGCGCCCGGGCGTCGCCGCCACTCTCCGGCAGGAACTGATGGCGACCGAGGACTACATCGAGGCCCGCGAGCACGCCCGCGAGAACGGCGAGCCGTTCGAACGCGACCTCGGCCGCGAGAACCTCGCTCGCGTGCTGGAGGGCGACCTGCCGCTGCGCGTCCACGCGCACCGCTCGGACGACATCATGACGGTGTTCCGCATCGCCGAGGAGTTCGGCATCGACGCGCTCTCGATCGAACACGCCACCGAGGGCCACGTCGTCGCCGAGGAGTTCGCCGAGCGCGACGTGCCCGCCATCGTCGGCCCGTCGCTGTACTCGGGCGCGAAGTATGAGCTGCGAAACATCACCTTCGAGACGCCCGGGATCCTCCACGAGGCGGGCGTCACCGTCGCGATCCAGACCGACGCGCCCGTGCTCCCCCAGCAGCACCTCGACGTGTGCGTCGGCCTCGCGGTCCGCGAGGGGTTCCCGGAGGAGGCGGCGCTGGACGCCGTGACGACGAACCCCGCCGACATCCTCGGCATCGGCGACCGCGTCGGCGACCTCGCCGAGGGAACCGACGCCGACGTGGTCGTGTGGGACGGCCCGTTCCACGAGATGGACACCCGCAGCCGGTACGTCGTCGTCGACGGCGAGGTCGTGTTCGACCGCGAGCGCGACGACGTGGACCCGCGCGAGGAATACAAGTGGTGA